TCTCTGGAGAAATTGGGGAGACAGTGAGCGAGTGGGGGATGGCAAATCGTGAGAGGCGGTGGCGCCAAGGTTCTCGATGTTGGCGTAGAAGTTGCCGACGCAGCCGGCCATGAGCTCCTTGCTGAGGAGCTTGAGGGCCGTGGTGAGGGGTAGCgcgaggagggagaagaggtAGTCGATGGCTTCCTTGCTCGCCTCCGCGAACAGCACCTGCTAGGAGACGCGCATGTGCAGCTAAGggtgcaaacgggatcccACGAAAGTGCTgcttctagttcaattctcaCTTATTCAAATTctgaacaaaattttgaataaaaGATTTGTGAAATGGACTAGAAGCGGGACTTTCGCGGGGATCCCGTTTGCATTCCTATGTGCAGCGTGTGAACCGAACCCCACTTTCCCGATCAAGCCGGCAAGATCAACACCACAGCTGATGGACAAGGTTCAAAATCGTCTTTATTCCAACGCTATCTCTGCTATTTATTCCAAAGCTATCTCGAGTCCAAAACACGACTTCCCCGGCAAACAGTGGCTTCCCGGAACTCCTCCGAGCACGGAGCCACGGAGCACCCGGCGTCACGTTCCCCGGAAGGCTCGCCCGAACCAGCAGTTCGACCATCCACCGTCGCCATCCGCGCGCCCGAACCACGAGACGATGGCGTTCCAAGAAGAGGACCAACACCGGCGGCACGCGCCCCTATCCGACCTGTCGCGCCCAGGCCTGCCAAACCCGCAGCGATCGCcgtagaaaaataaaagaacaaaCACCGGAAATATTCGAGCTTTTGCTTTTGACCCGGCCTCTGCAAATATGAAAGATCctattctcaaaaaaacaaaaagaaaaaaaaaagatgaaagatCCTAACTAACCCGCACGGATTAACCGCATCACCGCCACGGAACCACCCTCCCGCGCGCCACGCAGCCTCCTCAGCTCACCTATAGtctctcgatcgatctcccCTTCCCTGCTTCCTCTCAAACTAACTAATTAACTAACCAGGGCGGCAGCCGCGCGCGCTGAGAGCTCGCAAGCCCTGATCGATCGGACAAGCCAGGCAACCAACGACATGGAACGCAGGCATCACCACCACGGGCCGGCGCAGGTGCCGCGGCGgaaggtggcgccggcggcgagccagGAGTGGCTGgtggtgccggcggcggcgggcgcggaggAGCGGTCCGGGGAGTTCGGGCGGCACCGGATCATGGAGATGACGGGGCTGCCGGCGCGGGACCTCCGCGTGCTGGACCCGCTCCTCGCCTACCCGTCCACCATCCTCGGCCGCGACCGCGCCCTCGTCGTCAACCTCGAGCACGTCAAGGCCATCGTCACCGCCGCCGAGGTGCTCGTCCGCGACCCAAACAACCCGCGCCTCCAGCCCTTCCTCCTCGACCTCCGCGCCCGCCTCGCGCTCCCGGTACGATCGGTCCCATCTCTCTACTCTAGCTTGCATTGCAGCAGTAAGTTCACTACGTTGCTAATAATAGATTACCTTATTAGTAGATCGCATCTCTGCAACTGATACTGTGGAATGGTGAGCGCATATATGATATATGCGCTTGAGCCTGATCGTGTGTTTGGTTCTTCTTGGTGAAGGATGCATCTAGCACGATTCTggaaaccggcggcggcgacgagagAGAGCAGGGTGAGAGGAGCGGCCCAATGCCTGCGCTCGGCAGGTCCGTCAGCGCCAAGACCCAGCCTTTTGAGTTCAAGGTGCTCGAGGTCTGCCTCGAACACACATGCAAATGCATGGAATCTGAGGTATACTACTGTGGACAGGCTATGTGTTATGCtaccaaaagaaaattgaTATGCCAGATGGATGGATTGATCCATGATGATACATGCTGTTACCAACTCACCATGGGTTTTCTTGGTACAAATTAATGGTGCTAGACGTCGGCTCTAGAGAAGGAGGCGTATCCGGCCTTGGATGAGCTGACCTCCAAGGTTAGCACGCGGAACCTGGAACACGTCAGGCAGATCAAGAGCCGCCTAGTCGAGCTATCAGGGCGCGTGCAGAAGGTAGTAATTGGTTATTGGTAACCATTGGACACTGAGCCTAAGTTAATTGCCAGTAGGTATTTAAACATGTCGCCATCTGTTTTTGTGCTATGGCTGGGTCCGTTCTTTCGCAGGTGAGAGATGATATCGAGCACTTGCTAGACGACGACACGGATATGTCCGAGATGTACCTGACGAGGAAGCTTGCATCTCAAGGATTCAATGAGTCGTTGGGCAGAGTTGAATCGAATAAGCACTTATCAGCTGATCATGATGAGGAGAAGTATATCACCTAATTCAAAACTAACTACCTGAACACGAAGAAAATTGTAAAGTAGCACCTGATGTTGTTGGGTTATCTTGATTCAAAGATTGATGGTTTCATTTTCATCTTCTAGGTGTACTTcaagggaggaagaagagcttgACGATGACACGGAGAGCGCCCACGAGAGTTCTGCTAATGTTAAGCCAAATATCCAAGAGTTGGAAATGCTTCTTGAGGCTTACTTCGTGCAGGTTGATGGCACGCTGAACAAGTTATGCCATGTATGTTCCATATCCTTTTATTCACTGCTTGTTATTGTTGGCCTAATTGGGAATCTCAAAGACATGATTGATACTGAAATAATCATCTCTTAGAACTGTTGATCAAATGGAAGCTAATCAGGTCATGACTTGAATTTTATTTATGTTATGCCAGCACACAAACTATTTGGTACAGATTCGTAGCACCATAACATGAACACAcaccctttttctttttagtgtTATCATATAAGCTACATTTCCACTTAATGCGACTGGACTGTTGTAAAGGCAAGCTGGATGCAATGTGAATACTGAATACTAATGGTTGAAAAATGCTCGCTGTAATCAACATAATGCAAGTACATGGTTATCTTCAACTGTTTACTTACAACACACCTCTTGAATGCACAAAGCTCCGTGATTATGTGGATGACACCGAAGATTACATCAACATCATGCTGGATGAGAAGCAGAACCAGCTGCTTCAGATGGGCGTGATGCTCACGACGGCGACTGTTGTGGTCACCGCAGGGATTGTGGTCGTGAGCTTGTTCGGCATGAACATCCAAATTGAGCTGATGGACGATGGGACGACCCCTGAGACCAAGAGGATCAAGAACATGAAGTTCTGGGAGACCACCTTGGGCACCATTGCTGGCTGCGCTGCTATATACCTCATGGCGATCTATGCAGGAAAGAAGAGCAAATACTTGCAGTGATGGTTTTATTAGTTCTAGGAACAATGGGTCATATTTTGCAGTAGCAAAGAGATTCTTCCGTTGTGAATATCACACAATAGTTTTCTGTTTTGTTCTGTCCAAGAcgttgtctagatacatgtgtatctagaacacttaatatggaagaGGTAGTAGTTGATAATTAGTGTAGGTAGGAATAAGTGaaccttgcaaaaaaaaaagagttatgCCTTTACAaaattttttttgggaagaACCGTGGCTGTGAGATGCCTTTATTCCATGATTTAAACTTGTGATCCTTTTGagtaagaaaaaaaggaatccACTTGAGCCATTCTTTCCCTGATTCGCACGACCCGTTTGAATTGATGCCCAGGACATGATAATCTTGAGGCGATTGAACTAACATGGTAATCTTTTATCTCGGTCGGATAAGTTACATAAGTGAcagtttcaaaaaagaaaaaaaaactacataaCTGACAATCTAGACACATTCGACTATCCACCTTTGTATCTACAAGGTTTCATGGATGATCAAAaccgagattttttttcatcactATACTCACCAAGATGCACATCAGCATCCAATACTCAGTAACAGATGTACATCAGCATCTTATATATTGCAAAGAAACCAGTTAATACTTAGATTAGATGGTTACGTTTGCACCTTCCTTGATCTAGTACGTCGAACctgccaaaagaaaaggaacatcATTACATGATATTCACAAATCAGGGTGAACCATGCTTATCCTTCTCAAATGCACTTTACATTGTCTGTTGTGTCAGCAGTTAATCCGGAGTTCTGTGAATTCCTCAAATCCAATGCTCTCTTGCTGTTTCTCTTGAGGCCAGTCACagctaaaaaaaggaaaattgatCGCTGAGCTAAatttaaataaatgaaatGTAAAGGGACGACGCACATAAAGGTATTGCACAACTAGTCAGCTCGTGACATAAAACAGCCATGATATTGCCATTTCAGTTTGCCTGTTTTCTGGAACCAGTAGTATGTGAGCCGTGAGCAACTTTTTCAAGATACTTGTTCAGCGaggaaatatatttttagacAAGTTAGGATCTATATACTTGGTTCAAATGAATCACAGATACAGCACATCAACCTATCAACCTATCAGAACTTGCGATATGTATAATGTATGGAGTTCATGAACTGACAATATGAAGGTAACGCCATGAATCATGTCCTGGTTACTAGACATGACTTACCTGCTCTGCTGTTGGATAAAGGACGTTTCACAAAATTATCATCACAATCGTCATCTTCTTCTAGTTCACTGCAAAAGTTGAAATGTAAGTAATCATGGATGGATGCTTAGCAAAGGTTCTAAATAAAAGAACATGAATCATTTCTCAGCATTCAAAAGAAGCACCAGGAAGCAGCAACTCTTGCTTATGGGAATCAGAAGAAACCTTTCCATGATCATTCTTTAAAAAAGCTACTGGGAATTCAGAACAACTATCatcacaaggaaaaaacaaaccgTGAAAGCACTACAGTTCCATTAGTTATTCCGTGTCATGCTAGCGCTGCATACAAATTATTAACAATGTTTGCACCAGCAGACTTGCAGCAAATTATGCCAGTTTGGACATAGTGAACATTCGCATTAGGTATTTATCACTAAGTTGGAAAATCCATTTTGGACTGGAAGAATGTGTTGCTATTTCAATTCAAAAGGGGGATGGAATTGAAATGGGACAAGCAGGCATACACTTGATAAGATGCACAAGAACTGGTAACCTGTATCCAGAAAACCAAGTCACAGCGCCAGGTAACTGACCTTGCGAGTGATCCTGTAAGGGCCGCTAGGTTAAACTAGTCGGTACCTCTGATGTTTGAAAGCACACTAAAAAGCATCCATATTTCATCTTAATTGCATGTATACTGCAATGTCTAATTCATCTTCACCATCATTTTCCATTTCCACGAGAAAACATATATATGAACTTGTGTTAAAAAAGTGGACAAACATTCAGGTGATTGTTGGTTGCCTGCTCTTCAAACTGATGTATTTATTCCATGAGGTCTACATAAAATTTGGCCAACTTTATTCCTGGACATATTTCCAGGTAACATGCAGGGATTTGCTTCATTTGATAAGGAATTAATTTACTTATTTGAGGGATTGAAATTGATAACACAATTAATCCGAGGCATTTCACAAGACAACATACTTCTAGAACATATTCAAGCGGATGTCATATGTCTAACACGTGCAGATACTGCATAATGCAAAAACAGGGTGACATCATTTCCGAAGAAATAAAACATGTTAAATTCCTTGCCGCTTACCCATTTCTGGGACAATGATCGGGAATGTCctacaaaataaataatatacATAAATTTCCATCTGCCTATCCACAGATAGTCCAATTATTGAACGGTCATAGGACTAGCATACTGTACCTCTGCTGACATTGTCTCATTAATGAACTCCCACTTCTGAGATTCCAAACGAATGAACTCCTTATCGCCATTTCCATAGACAATCTTACAAAAACACAAGATCACGTAACAATTAGACTGCTGGGAAGATCATATATATAGTACTAGATCATATTAAGATTGTTTCTCTATTGAGCATTGAGCCAGTGGCGAGTCTTaataacaatatttttttaatctgttGCAAAGCGTGGGTATTTTGTTAGTCAGGTTAGAAACAAGTTTGATTAACAGAGCTCTCGCCACGGTGCAAATGCATCAGTATCCGCACCCTGGCGCAAGTCTACTGCAAATTTTTAACCTCTATCAAAAGCTGACTGCTGGCAACACATAGCACCGCATAATCATGTTCTCACCCTACTTCTGGTGTTCAAATCCAATGACGACAAAATAACCAAAGAAAGGCAATCATTTCCAAGATATTACACATTTATAAGTAAAAATACTAAAAGGCAAATAGATTTGTCCTCATTTGGTGCCCTTAGTTATTTGGCCACATTGCTACAACACTCCAATCAGTCATAATACTATGACATCTCATGCTAAATTGCAAAATAGTTGCCAAAACAACACAAGGCTAGTTTACCAGTATAAGTTGGCACTGACAAAATCAGCAAACAATAGGTACTCTGAAAAACTGCAGACAACTATATGCTGACTGCAGAATGGCATGTCTTTATAAAATGACAAGAGCCAAGATTTGAGGGGGGAAACTGACTAGTTATACAGTCTTGAGATTGCATAGACAGATTTAAAAATAACTGCACTACCTGGGCATTGCACAAGAGACAGTAACAACACTAGAAAAATACCTCGTGAAAGCCATTTTGTTCGTCATATGCCTTAACAGTTCCATCATTATAACTACATTCAGTCAGAACAGCATGTCAAAATTACATTGACCCAGCAATGGTAGCTCAGAATTTGATAATTACAGCTGCAAGTATGTTTACCGCATTGCCGACCACAATCTAATGTGACGCCCAACAAGCATTTCACCTGCATCTTCCACCTGTTACCCAAGGATACGTTAACTCACAATTAATGTaactcaaaaaaataaagtagCAAAAAGAACCTAGCAACATAGTCCAACATTGTATTTGTATAAACAGGTTATGCACATACCGGCATGAGGCTACAGTAGTTATGATCTGCCTTCAAAGATACTTTCTCCCTAGTGGAACTTTTAGTCGTTGGACGATTCTGTTTTTCTAAGAGTGATGCACGACCTCTAGAATCATCTTCCATAGTTAAGCCTAAAGAGCCTGGAGATGACAACTTTGTGCCAGCTGAACCACAAGATGACACCCTATCTTTTTCCAAGCTGTGAATATTCTGATCATTTTTCTTGGAGACAACTTCCCCCGGTACTGAACTTTTCTTCATTTTCACTTTATTATGACCACTGGCTATTTTGTTTAATGAGGAGCAACCTTCCCTTTGAGGAGCAGGTTCATTAGATACCCTCTCGGCAGTAATAGAACATTTAGTATCATCCTGAAATTCACGCTAATGATGTAAAACTATAGGACCATAATAGATGACGTAAATATCTATATGTGCACACATACAAAAACAAGAGACCAGAGGGTGGCATTGCAGACAGAATGTACCTGATGATTATAAGGTTCGTGAGCTTTTAGAATTCTCTTCACAAAACTAGCAGTAATTATCTCTCCTTGGCAGCATTCCTACAATAAAAATATTCAATTGGGAGAAAATTAGCTAATGCAAACATACAACTAAGTGACGTTCAAAAGCAGCATGAGAATAAGTAGTCAAAATAACCTACATCCATTTTTCTCTCACTCCGAGATAATAATCTATAATAAGATGAGGGCAAGAGAATATGGCGTGGAGAATCTGACATCGTGCAATTCTTATCAAGTTCCTTTATCATAAGCAAACCAATTTTCGAGAGAATGTGCAGTTTCTGTGGCAGGATGGTAGGAAATTAGTGTCTGATGAAGAAATGTATAGACAATTATAAAATGACTAAACTATAAACCAAGACATACATGAGTGATATCAGAATCAGCCAGATCCTCAGCCTTCTGAACAGCCTTAAAGATTCCATAAAGAATGGATACAGAACTCGTGGTGAGGCCATGCTCAACTCGTTTTAGATTGTCTATTTCAACTAGCTCCCTCAACATCAGAACAAGTGGGctgccaacaaaaaaaaggagcaacAGAGGAAGTTATTACAAGCTTAAAGCTTCAAAAATTCTAGCCACATGCACTAATAGAGTACCAGAAAAAATACCTCCAAAACTCAGCAGACCCAATCTCCTTTTCAgagaagctggaaggaaactcCATCTCATATGCTAGGGTATGGATCAAGAAAACCACAGCATATGATGGATGCCCTACAATCGAATCTTTGTTTGCGCTGTTCTGATGAACAGAAAGTCCCCTTTGCTCCTTTAGTACTTCGGTTAAGTACCTATGTGACTAGGAAAAATACAAGGCAGCAGATAGGAATCATTTCACACAAGTGAGGTTGTATGGCATATCTATAGAAAACTAGAAAAGAAGATACCAGATACCTACTTCAGTACGAACATCTCCGGAGTAATCTGTAGATGCCAATGCAAAAGCACATGCATATTTAACAGGGATTGCATGCTTCTTCAAAAGGCCATGAAGCTTGCAAATGAATGACTTACGGACAATATATGAAGAATCCTAGCGACCAGACTTAATAATATTAAAATACAGTCAAAACATTAACATGCATCACTCAAAAGATAGTTCTGaataaaatattaaaatatgGAACTACACTAggtctgtaaaaaaaatttggcatTAATTGAAGATGGAACTATGCTAGCAAACAGGCATTTGTTTACATAGCAGGTTCTCAAATCAATGGTAGATCAGATCATTAAATAATTTTAGAAAGGTCAGTGGGCCGAAATGTTAGCCCCTATATGGAAAATGAAAATTAGACCATATTGACAATACCCTTGCCATGAGCAGGACACTGCGAAATAATTCTGGCGAAATGTGTGAA
The Brachypodium distachyon strain Bd21 chromosome 2, Brachypodium_distachyon_v3.0, whole genome shotgun sequence genome window above contains:
- the LOC100827141 gene encoding magnesium transporter MRS2-E isoform X1, whose translation is MERRHHHHGPAQVPRRKVAPAASQEWLVVPAAAGAEERSGEFGRHRIMEMTGLPARDLRVLDPLLAYPSTILGRDRALVVNLEHVKAIVTAAEVLVRDPNNPRLQPFLLDLRARLALPDASSTILETGGGDEREQGERSGPMPALGRSVSAKTQPFEFKVLEVCLEHTCKCMESETSALEKEAYPALDELTSKVSTRNLEHVRQIKSRLVELSGRVQKVRDDIEHLLDDDTDMSEMYLTRKLASQGFNESLGRVESNKHLSADHDEEKCTSREEEELDDDTESAHESSANVKPNIQELEMLLEAYFVQVDGTLNKLCHLRDYVDDTEDYINIMLDEKQNQLLQMGVMLTTATVVVTAGIVVVSLFGMNIQIELMDDGTTPETKRIKNMKFWETTLGTIAGCAAIYLMAIYAGKKSKYLQ
- the LOC100827141 gene encoding magnesium transporter MRS2-E isoform X2, whose protein sequence is MERRHHHHGPAQVPRRKVAPAASQEWLVVPAAAGAEERSGEFGRHRIMEMTGLPARDLRVLDPLLAYPSTILGRDRALVVNLEHVKAIVTAAEVLVRDPNNPRLQPFLLDLRARLALPDASSTILETGGGDEREQGERSGPMPALGRSVSAKTQPFEFKVLEVCLEHTCKCMESETSALEKEAYPALDELTSKVSTRNLEHVRQIKSRLVELSGRVQKVRDDIEHLLDDDTDMSEMYLTRKLASQGFNESLGRVESNKHLSADHDEEKCTSREEEELDDDTESAHESSANVKPNIQELEMLLEAYFVQVDGTLNKLCHSTNIPRTNQYACNRIWSFQRTLKPPSVAHVSHQVARNIPSASNIAAVDVLSLLRITKVLLITYRYPGSAGGVSDSVRDSNSEKNLESWLMRS